A section of the Streptomyces xinghaiensis S187 genome encodes:
- a CDS encoding DUF4231 domain-containing protein, whose protein sequence is MTGSSQDPAISAVWAQQSVWSQAAGRLKRQVVRARATALGLGVTAAALGTAASQTLAWNEAVGRTLAFAAAVAAGCAPLTGQRGGPGTVSDWTRLRAVSEALKTESYLYLAGVGAYRGDESGGNLLRERARGFGAGGGADLLRHTTGITAVERPVPGVRDVESYVEQRLRRQLEGYYRPRAAYMRRKVRLHERIEFALGGLGAVMAAVAAVWGVEWVAAWVAVAASVGVAATAHAVAQRYAYQQLEFTRTGEELERLLERWSAEREPAPEAADRFVADCEHVISVQNEAWMIRWTVG, encoded by the coding sequence GTGACGGGGAGTTCGCAAGATCCGGCGATATCCGCGGTCTGGGCTCAGCAGAGTGTGTGGTCTCAGGCCGCGGGGCGGCTCAAGCGCCAAGTGGTGCGGGCTCGGGCGACGGCCCTGGGGCTGGGGGTGACCGCGGCGGCGCTGGGCACCGCGGCGTCCCAGACGCTGGCGTGGAACGAGGCCGTGGGCAGGACGCTCGCCTTCGCCGCCGCGGTCGCCGCCGGATGCGCGCCGCTGACGGGCCAACGCGGCGGACCCGGCACGGTGAGCGACTGGACCCGGCTGCGCGCCGTCTCCGAGGCTCTCAAGACTGAGTCGTACCTGTACCTGGCCGGAGTCGGCGCCTACCGGGGGGACGAGAGCGGCGGTAATCTGCTGCGCGAGCGGGCCCGCGGGTTCGGGGCGGGCGGGGGCGCGGACCTGCTGCGGCACACGACGGGCATCACGGCCGTCGAGCGTCCGGTGCCCGGGGTCCGGGACGTGGAGTCGTACGTGGAGCAGCGGCTGCGCAGGCAGTTGGAAGGGTACTACCGGCCGCGGGCCGCGTACATGCGGCGCAAGGTCCGGCTGCACGAGCGGATCGAGTTCGCGCTGGGCGGGCTCGGCGCGGTGATGGCGGCGGTCGCCGCCGTGTGGGGCGTGGAGTGGGTCGCGGCGTGGGTGGCGGTCGCGGCGTCGGTCGGAGTGGCGGCCACCGCGCACGCGGTCGCGCAGCGGTACGCGTACCAGCAGTTGGAGTTCACGCGCACCGGGGAGGAGCTGGAGCGGCTGCTGGAGCGGTGGTCCGCGGAGCGGGAGCCAGCGCCGGAGGCCGCAGACCGGTTCGTGGCCGACTGCGAGCATGTCATCTCCGTGCAGAACGAGGCGTGGATGATCCGCTGGACGGTGGGCTGA
- a CDS encoding toll/interleukin-1 receptor domain-containing protein, whose amino-acid sequence MAARRLLSSGTAAWAAACLATWALFLPLLGPWLALAGLLIPFVVFFPSPPFAALWRVRNDPATLVWSWRRLLRVPTLALPLALLVMCSGVLVVAPSGSPAFWISLVSLPGVVAAFAVRGGSEIHVAGVPLGQERTGPGLRAALPSGSSLVVVALLAAVVSGVIAWVLRDRMRAVVAGVGVPLTDRIGDIERWTDAQIASSVFGPTFDRQWYWALLVGAGGLLAAGCCLLLRNAHLRATAGTDPFAEGSGGFGAPAESTSRVFLSYSRKDSDYARRLCARLEGRLGEIWVDWQAIHPSEEWRESIAEAIRTSDAVVVLLSRDALASPYCWDECRQAIKQRKRILPVVIDPELERGSTSRLLRERGWGELTAYQNLSLADPDEDELAQGVQDIIAFVHQHHRWVAFQVRLGVLAHRWWESGCSDGLLLRADELSVAEAWRRHTPDEQDFQAGPTEEQRRYLGDSRGFVRRRTLRVRSALVAGTAAIIGLSGLVAAGQAGAEAQYRAALSRKLAAMAGDVSGTDPERALQYALAARGQADTAEARNAIAERLTGFNRVRTVVAPRGESVRNVLLSRTGDVLLIARGQASGGAVERGATTEVWDVKRARSRGLLSGSPLDQALTADGRTVALASDDGRSVYLADTRTMRVKDSFSTVEAEVPAGVFEGPGGLSADGRRLWAAAHFADANQNTHVLWDVQSRRIIEKSHSDWLMLTDSDPVQSRVLRDIDPGDTSAVVGFTDDGGVLVNVAGEARVYERGTARPWVPAPGMAAVSSTRKDEGPMLGGHYAVLSKAGGDRFELWDLLDHRLVGSANSVDKAVELRRGDGAPEFETADRVSEAESADGSLVAAAAADGSVVLWEKGGAGRISERLPVPAKEGAYAVGPGARTVAAAVGRTVSLWDTGTGERTGSVGLSDIGNTLAFSRDGSLLAVAEVTRGAGREPPVRVEVFRVRDSRLVARYEPESDAKNPIGSLMFSPDGKKLYAAVTGAFRVVVWDLADSGGQPRTVADTQGHGYADHAALSPDGTKLAVTGRDSTVGLWDTASGTRLRLIEDAAHAAFSPDGRTLATRDRSARSVSFWNGETGRRIGGDIVPGSRAFHVRFSPDGHRLAIVGSPEGGLVSRLPVTLWDVSSRQQVGPQVAEVDAYGALGFSPDGDRVVTAGRYGTFIADVSADGRVSSLCGMVTRRLSAPEWQDIAPGERYRWPC is encoded by the coding sequence ATGGCGGCGCGGCGTTTGCTGTCGAGCGGGACCGCGGCCTGGGCCGCGGCGTGTCTGGCGACCTGGGCCCTGTTCCTTCCGCTGCTCGGGCCCTGGCTCGCACTGGCCGGTCTGCTGATCCCCTTTGTCGTCTTCTTTCCGTCTCCGCCGTTCGCGGCGCTGTGGCGGGTCCGGAACGACCCGGCCACCTTGGTGTGGTCGTGGCGGCGGCTCCTGCGCGTGCCGACGCTCGCGCTGCCGCTGGCGCTGCTGGTCATGTGCAGCGGCGTGCTCGTCGTGGCACCCTCCGGCAGCCCGGCCTTCTGGATCTCCTTGGTGTCCCTCCCGGGGGTGGTCGCCGCGTTCGCCGTGCGGGGCGGGTCCGAGATCCATGTGGCGGGCGTCCCCCTCGGCCAGGAGAGAACGGGCCCCGGGCTGCGGGCCGCGTTGCCGTCCGGGTCGTCTCTCGTCGTGGTGGCACTGCTTGCCGCCGTGGTGTCCGGGGTGATCGCCTGGGTGCTTCGGGACCGCATGCGGGCCGTGGTCGCGGGGGTCGGCGTGCCGCTGACGGACCGGATCGGGGACATCGAGCGGTGGACCGACGCGCAGATCGCGTCCAGTGTGTTCGGGCCGACGTTCGACCGGCAGTGGTACTGGGCGCTCCTGGTCGGCGCCGGCGGGCTGCTGGCGGCCGGCTGCTGCCTCCTGCTGCGGAACGCGCACCTGCGGGCCACGGCCGGGACCGACCCGTTCGCCGAGGGCTCCGGGGGGTTCGGGGCTCCCGCCGAGTCCACCAGCAGGGTGTTTCTCAGCTACTCCCGCAAGGACTCCGACTACGCCCGCAGGCTGTGCGCTCGTCTCGAGGGACGGCTGGGCGAGATCTGGGTCGACTGGCAGGCCATCCACCCTTCCGAGGAGTGGCGCGAGTCCATCGCCGAGGCCATCCGCACCTCGGACGCGGTGGTCGTGCTGCTGAGCCGGGACGCCCTGGCGTCCCCGTACTGCTGGGACGAGTGCCGGCAGGCGATCAAGCAGCGCAAGCGCATCCTTCCCGTGGTGATCGACCCGGAGCTGGAGCGCGGCAGCACGAGCCGGCTTCTGCGCGAGCGCGGGTGGGGCGAGCTGACGGCCTACCAGAACCTGTCGCTGGCGGACCCGGACGAGGACGAACTCGCCCAGGGCGTCCAGGACATCATCGCCTTCGTGCACCAGCACCACCGGTGGGTGGCGTTCCAGGTCCGGCTCGGCGTGCTGGCGCACCGGTGGTGGGAGAGCGGGTGCAGCGACGGGCTGCTGCTGCGGGCCGACGAGCTGTCCGTCGCCGAGGCGTGGCGGCGGCACACCCCGGACGAGCAGGACTTCCAGGCCGGGCCCACCGAGGAGCAGAGACGCTACCTGGGGGACAGCCGCGGGTTCGTCCGGCGGCGCACCCTCCGCGTCCGGTCGGCACTGGTTGCGGGCACGGCCGCGATCATCGGCCTGTCCGGGCTCGTCGCCGCCGGGCAGGCCGGTGCGGAGGCCCAGTACCGGGCCGCGCTCTCCCGCAAGCTGGCCGCCATGGCCGGCGACGTGTCCGGCACCGACCCCGAGCGGGCGCTGCAGTACGCCCTGGCCGCCCGTGGGCAGGCGGACACCGCCGAGGCGCGGAACGCCATCGCCGAACGGCTGACCGGCTTCAACAGAGTGCGCACCGTTGTCGCCCCGCGCGGCGAGTCCGTCAGGAACGTACTGCTCAGCCGCACGGGGGATGTCCTCCTCATCGCACGAGGGCAGGCCTCCGGCGGCGCGGTGGAGCGAGGGGCGACCACCGAGGTCTGGGATGTCAAGCGGGCGAGGAGCCGGGGACTGCTTTCGGGCAGCCCGCTGGACCAGGCCCTGACGGCCGATGGCCGGACCGTGGCGCTGGCGTCGGACGACGGGAGGTCCGTGTACCTGGCTGACACCAGGACGATGCGTGTCAAGGACAGCTTCTCGACAGTTGAAGCGGAAGTCCCGGCCGGAGTGTTCGAGGGACCGGGCGGACTCAGCGCGGATGGTCGGCGTCTCTGGGCCGCTGCTCATTTCGCGGATGCGAATCAGAACACCCACGTGCTGTGGGATGTGCAGAGTCGGCGCATTATCGAGAAATCCCACAGCGATTGGCTCATGCTCACCGACTCCGACCCCGTACAGAGCAGAGTTCTGCGGGACATCGATCCCGGCGACACCAGCGCCGTCGTTGGCTTCACCGACGACGGCGGCGTGCTGGTCAATGTCGCGGGGGAGGCACGCGTCTACGAGCGGGGAACCGCACGCCCCTGGGTGCCGGCTCCCGGTATGGCCGCCGTGAGCAGTACCCGGAAGGACGAAGGCCCCATGCTGGGAGGACACTACGCGGTGCTCAGCAAGGCCGGGGGGGATCGGTTCGAGCTGTGGGACCTGCTGGATCACCGGCTTGTCGGGTCGGCGAACAGCGTCGACAAGGCGGTCGAGTTGCGCAGGGGCGACGGGGCACCGGAGTTCGAGACCGCCGATCGGGTTTCCGAAGCGGAGTCGGCCGACGGATCGCTGGTCGCGGCAGCCGCGGCCGACGGATCCGTCGTGCTCTGGGAGAAGGGCGGCGCCGGACGGATCAGCGAGCGGCTGCCGGTCCCCGCGAAGGAGGGCGCGTACGCGGTCGGCCCGGGCGCGCGCACGGTGGCCGCGGCCGTCGGCCGGACGGTGAGTCTCTGGGACACCGGCACAGGGGAACGCACCGGCAGCGTCGGGCTCAGCGATATCGGAAACACGCTCGCCTTCAGCCGGGACGGCTCGCTGCTCGCGGTGGCCGAGGTAACCCGTGGAGCCGGCCGGGAGCCGCCGGTGCGGGTGGAGGTCTTCCGCGTGCGGGACAGCAGGCTCGTCGCCCGGTACGAGCCGGAGTCCGATGCGAAGAACCCCATCGGCTCTCTGATGTTCTCTCCCGATGGCAAGAAGCTGTACGCGGCGGTGACCGGAGCGTTCAGGGTCGTCGTGTGGGACCTGGCGGATTCCGGCGGGCAGCCCCGTACGGTGGCCGACACCCAGGGCCACGGCTACGCGGACCACGCCGCTCTCAGTCCCGACGGCACGAAACTCGCCGTCACCGGCCGCGACAGCACGGTCGGCCTGTGGGACACGGCCTCCGGCACCCGGTTGCGCCTCATCGAGGACGCGGCCCACGCGGCGTTCAGTCCTGACGGGAGGACGCTGGCCACCAGGGATCGCTCGGCCCGGTCCGTCTCCTTCTGGAACGGGGAGACGGGTCGGAGGATCGGCGGCGACATCGTTCCCGGTTCGAGGGCGTTCCATGTGCGGTTCAGCCCCGACGGGCACCGGCTCGCGATCGTGGGGAGCCCCGAGGGCGGACTCGTCAGCCGACTGCCGGTGACGCTGTGGGACGTCTCCAGCCGGCAACAGGTCGGCCCCCAAGTGGCCGAGGTGGACGCCTACGGGGCGCTGGGCTTCTCCCCGGACGGTGACCGAGTGGTGACCGCCGGCCGCTACGGCACGTTCATCGCCGACGTCTCGGCGGACGGACGGGTCTCCTCGCTGTGCGGCATGGTGACCCGCCGACTCAGCGCACCGGAGTGGCAGGACATCGCACCCGGGGAGCGGTACCGCTGGCCGTGCTGA
- a CDS encoding helix-turn-helix domain-containing protein — MRAGVGPEPGPSDSMRTFGAVVQALREHAGLSRAELGTLVRFSKHTVESVELGRRMPDRAFVERAEEVLGNTGALRRAAPHLSRQVGLASWFRQWARLETHAVTLWTYECRVIPGLLQTERYARAVTESVPPVKDEEQVAKQVTARLERQHLFERRPPIAFSFIIEQALLERGTGGPDVTRELLDHLLERSARFNVELQIMPRCQPDHAGFDGPLRLLEARDNKWFGYAECQRGGVLISDRKEVSIMLQRYAKLRSQALTSEDSRGLLTRLRGAL, encoded by the coding sequence ATGCGCGCCGGGGTCGGTCCCGAGCCGGGGCCGTCGGACAGCATGCGCACGTTCGGGGCGGTCGTCCAGGCCCTGCGGGAGCACGCCGGCCTGAGCCGCGCGGAGTTGGGCACTCTGGTCCGCTTCTCGAAGCACACGGTCGAGTCGGTCGAACTGGGCCGCCGGATGCCGGACCGCGCCTTCGTGGAGCGGGCGGAGGAGGTTCTCGGCAACACGGGAGCGCTGCGGCGGGCCGCGCCGCATCTGTCGCGGCAGGTGGGGCTGGCGAGTTGGTTCCGGCAGTGGGCGCGGCTGGAGACGCACGCGGTGACGTTGTGGACCTACGAGTGCCGGGTGATTCCCGGCCTGCTCCAGACCGAGCGCTACGCGCGGGCCGTGACGGAGAGCGTGCCGCCCGTGAAGGACGAGGAGCAGGTGGCCAAGCAGGTGACGGCCCGTCTGGAGCGGCAGCACCTGTTCGAGCGCAGGCCGCCGATCGCGTTCAGCTTCATCATCGAACAGGCGCTCCTCGAGCGCGGTACGGGCGGCCCGGACGTGACGCGGGAGCTGCTCGACCATCTGCTGGAGCGGTCCGCACGGTTCAACGTCGAGTTGCAGATCATGCCGCGCTGCCAGCCGGATCACGCGGGGTTCGACGGTCCGTTGAGGCTCCTCGAAGCGCGGGACAACAAGTGGTTCGGCTACGCGGAGTGCCAGCGCGGCGGGGTGCTGATCTCGGACCGGAAAGAGGTCAGCATCATGCTCCAGCGGTATGCGAAACTGCGTTCACAGGCCCTCACCTCCGAGGATTCCAGGGGCCTGCTGACGCGACTTCGAGGAGCGCTATGA
- a CDS encoding DUF397 domain-containing protein, producing the protein MSSIDERAWFKSSYSGSDGDDCVEVAKGTRAVHVRDSKDRRSPELAFSPAAWNAFITHTAQG; encoded by the coding sequence ATGAGCAGCATCGACGAACGGGCTTGGTTCAAGAGCAGCTACAGCGGTTCCGACGGCGACGACTGCGTCGAGGTGGCGAAGGGCACGCGGGCGGTCCACGTCCGGGACTCCAAGGACCGGCGGAGCCCCGAACTCGCCTTCTCCCCCGCCGCGTGGAACGCCTTCATCACCCACACGGCGCAGGGCTGA
- a CDS encoding maltokinase N-terminal cap-like domain-containing protein: MAFIHRTTMTPTKLELLTGWLPKQSWYLGEAEAPDLVKAGGFRLDDPEGAVGIEFMIVTDVSAREPVAYLVPLSYRGAALDGAGGEALIGTSEHGVLGTRWVYDGVHDPVVTEQLRALLRGEVTPQHQSESDTPDPTVTVRGTGPGGDGFDVQVNRVLRPEEAPQASSAHLVAGWTRPDGTAVRGVCATVAPR, encoded by the coding sequence ATGGCCTTCATCCACCGCACCACCATGACGCCCACCAAACTGGAACTGCTCACCGGCTGGCTGCCGAAGCAGAGCTGGTACCTGGGCGAGGCGGAAGCGCCGGACCTGGTCAAGGCCGGCGGGTTCCGGCTGGACGACCCGGAAGGCGCGGTCGGCATCGAGTTCATGATCGTGACGGACGTCAGCGCACGGGAACCGGTGGCGTACCTGGTGCCGCTGAGCTACCGCGGTGCGGCGCTGGACGGTGCCGGCGGCGAGGCGCTGATCGGCACGTCCGAGCACGGAGTGCTCGGCACCCGCTGGGTCTACGACGGCGTTCACGACCCGGTGGTGACGGAGCAGCTGCGCGCCCTCCTGCGGGGCGAGGTGACACCGCAGCACCAGAGCGAGAGCGACACCCCCGACCCGACCGTCACCGTGCGGGGAACCGGCCCCGGCGGCGACGGGTTCGACGTTCAGGTCAACCGCGTCCTGCGGCCGGAGGAGGCCCCGCAGGCATCGTCCGCCCACCTCGTCGCCGGGTGGACCCGGCCCGACGGAACGGCCGTGCGGGGCGTATGCGCGACCGTCGCACCACGGTAG
- a CDS encoding ABC transporter permease subunit — MTSTRPHPADPPEPSGPPDPPEQSGSRGREARRRLKSRLDATRRRMREGQLGSAPALVALAVIWAVFGILDPDFLSPRNLSNLGIDIVGAGLVAVGVVFVLLLAEIDLSVASVGALSAALFAALNVRHGVPEATAVLLALAVGAAIGAVHGFFVARVGVPSFVVTLAGLLGWNGLTLYIFAGQGTILLDENGPVVRLTHSYFHDVAVAYALAALGTLAYFLSSYRTARRRRAAGALPVRGLPEIVLRTLALAAVSFTAGWTLNQFLGLPLALLIFLVFLVCLDVLLRRTPYGRRIVALGGNIEPARRAGIAVTSVCVSVFMISSTMAAIGGLFLASRVSSASATAGSGNLLIEAIAAAVIGGTSLFGGRGRTWSALLGILVIQSVASGMALLGIPGAVQFMIIGVVLLGAVVIDTLARRTQQAHGWA; from the coding sequence GTGACGTCCACGAGACCGCACCCGGCCGACCCGCCCGAGCCGTCCGGCCCCCCCGACCCGCCCGAGCAGTCCGGCTCCCGCGGCCGGGAGGCGCGGCGCCGGCTGAAGAGCCGGCTGGACGCCACGCGGCGACGGATGCGCGAGGGACAGCTCGGCTCCGCCCCCGCCCTCGTCGCCCTCGCCGTGATCTGGGCCGTGTTCGGCATCCTGGACCCCGACTTCCTCAGCCCGCGCAACCTCTCCAACCTCGGCATCGACATCGTCGGCGCCGGCCTCGTGGCCGTCGGCGTGGTGTTCGTACTGCTCCTGGCCGAGATCGACCTCTCGGTCGCCTCCGTCGGCGCCCTGTCCGCGGCCCTGTTCGCCGCGCTCAACGTGCGGCACGGCGTCCCGGAGGCGACCGCCGTTCTCCTCGCGCTCGCCGTCGGTGCGGCGATCGGCGCGGTCCACGGTTTCTTCGTCGCCAGAGTGGGCGTCCCGTCCTTCGTCGTCACGCTCGCGGGGCTGCTGGGCTGGAACGGTCTGACGCTGTACATCTTCGCCGGGCAGGGCACCATCCTCCTGGACGAGAACGGCCCGGTCGTCAGGCTCACCCACTCCTACTTCCACGACGTCGCCGTCGCCTACGCCCTGGCGGCGCTGGGCACGCTCGCCTACTTCCTGTCGTCCTACCGGACCGCGCGGCGCCGCAGAGCCGCCGGCGCCCTGCCGGTCCGGGGCCTGCCCGAGATCGTGTTGCGCACCCTGGCCCTCGCCGCCGTCTCCTTCACCGCCGGCTGGACACTCAACCAGTTCCTGGGACTGCCCCTCGCCCTGCTGATCTTCCTGGTCTTCCTGGTCTGCCTCGATGTGCTGCTGCGCCGTACTCCCTACGGCCGCCGGATCGTCGCCCTCGGCGGCAACATCGAGCCGGCCCGGCGCGCCGGTATCGCCGTGACGTCGGTGTGCGTGTCCGTCTTCATGATCTCCAGCACGATGGCCGCGATCGGGGGCCTGTTCCTGGCCTCCCGGGTCAGCTCGGCCAGTGCGACGGCGGGTTCCGGCAACCTGCTGATCGAGGCCATCGCCGCGGCCGTCATCGGCGGCACCAGCCTCTTCGGCGGCCGGGGCCGCACCTGGTCGGCGCTCCTGGGCATCCTGGTGATCCAGTCGGTCGCCTCCGGTATGGCGCTGCTGGGCATCCCGGGTGCCGTGCAGTTCATGATCATCGGTGTGGTGCTGCTCGGCGCGGTCGTCATCGACACCCTGGCGCGCCGCACCCAGCAGGCCCACGGCTGGGCCTGA
- a CDS encoding ATP-binding cassette domain-containing protein, protein MPTPPVLLALRGISKRFGAVQALLDVDLEIHAGEVVAVVGGNGAGKSTLLKVISGAGPADEGVIAWQGRTVRISRPRDARELGIAAAYQDLSLCENIDVVGNLFLGREISRLGFLDEVRMEQQARELLSTLSLRIPDLRVPVASLSAGHRRGIAICRCLLGDPRLLLLDEPTAAMSVQQSVQVLDLIERLRERGLGVLLISHNLGDVKAVADRAAVLRLGHNNGFFDVPTTSQEQIVSSITGATDNAVVQRATPEWQL, encoded by the coding sequence GTGCCGACCCCACCTGTGCTGCTGGCGCTGCGCGGCATCTCCAAACGGTTCGGCGCCGTGCAGGCACTGCTGGACGTCGACCTCGAGATCCACGCCGGAGAGGTCGTCGCCGTGGTCGGCGGCAATGGCGCGGGCAAGTCCACGCTCCTCAAGGTGATCAGCGGTGCCGGGCCGGCCGACGAGGGCGTCATCGCATGGCAGGGCCGCACCGTCCGGATCTCCCGGCCCCGGGACGCCCGCGAACTGGGCATCGCGGCCGCCTACCAGGACCTCTCCCTGTGCGAGAACATCGACGTGGTCGGGAACCTCTTCCTCGGGCGGGAGATCAGCCGGCTGGGGTTCCTGGACGAGGTGCGGATGGAGCAGCAGGCCCGGGAACTGCTGAGCACCCTGTCCCTCCGCATTCCCGACCTGCGGGTACCCGTCGCCTCGCTGTCGGCCGGTCACCGGAGGGGAATCGCGATCTGCCGCTGCCTCCTCGGCGACCCCCGGCTGCTCCTGCTGGACGAGCCCACCGCGGCCATGAGCGTCCAGCAGTCCGTCCAGGTCCTCGATCTCATCGAGCGACTGCGCGAGCGCGGACTCGGTGTCCTGCTCATCAGCCACAACCTCGGCGACGTCAAGGCCGTCGCGGACCGCGCGGCGGTCCTGCGGCTGGGACACAACAACGGCTTCTTCGACGTCCCGACCACCTCCCAGGAGCAGATCGTCTCCTCCATCACCGGCGCCACGGACAACGCCGTCGTCCAGCGCGCGACCCCGGAGTGGCAACTGTGA
- a CDS encoding sugar ABC transporter substrate-binding protein produces the protein MKPHRGRAVLLVTLVALVTAACGRAAQSGRQPNGGTATPHTGGFTIGLLLPANQADRWERFDRPLIESRVRELCAACTVRYSPSGPDAAAQQRQLRALLTSGIDVLILGSVDSRAARPTVRGAAAAGVPVVAYDQLAKGPISGYVSYNGEEIGRLQATALLRALGPNGSRPRIVMLNGSPTDPNAADLKKGALSVLEGRVEIGKQYEVLNWDPQNAYADMTAAIADLGPDRIDGVYAANDGLASGAIAALRSASVDPLPPITGQDADLAAVQRIVTGEQFMTVYKPFTPEAHAAAEMAVALGRGESVEDIATGTVDNGSRQAIPSVVLEPIALTAETIDTVIRSGKYTTDQICTPDIRSACEEAGLLG, from the coding sequence ATGAAGCCACACCGGGGCCGGGCCGTCCTGCTCGTCACCCTCGTCGCGCTCGTCACCGCGGCCTGCGGACGGGCCGCCCAGTCCGGAAGACAGCCGAACGGGGGCACCGCCACACCCCACACGGGGGGCTTCACCATCGGACTCCTCCTCCCGGCCAACCAGGCCGACCGCTGGGAGCGGTTCGACCGGCCGCTGATCGAGAGCCGAGTCCGCGAACTGTGCGCGGCCTGCACGGTGCGCTACTCCCCGAGCGGGCCGGACGCCGCCGCTCAGCAGCGACAGCTCCGGGCGCTGCTGACCAGCGGCATCGACGTGCTGATCCTCGGCTCCGTCGACTCCAGGGCGGCACGTCCCACGGTGCGCGGCGCGGCGGCGGCCGGGGTGCCCGTCGTCGCCTACGACCAGCTGGCCAAGGGCCCCATCTCCGGATACGTCTCCTACAACGGCGAGGAGATCGGCAGGCTGCAGGCCACGGCACTGCTGAGGGCACTGGGCCCGAACGGGTCCCGGCCCCGCATCGTCATGCTGAACGGCTCGCCGACCGACCCGAACGCGGCCGACCTGAAGAAAGGAGCCCTCTCCGTCCTCGAGGGCCGGGTGGAGATCGGCAAGCAGTACGAAGTGCTCAACTGGGACCCCCAGAACGCCTACGCCGACATGACCGCCGCCATCGCCGACCTCGGCCCCGACCGGATCGACGGCGTCTACGCCGCCAACGACGGCCTCGCCTCGGGAGCCATCGCCGCTCTGAGGTCGGCCAGCGTCGACCCGCTGCCTCCGATCACCGGCCAGGACGCGGACCTCGCCGCCGTACAGCGCATCGTCACCGGCGAGCAGTTCATGACCGTCTACAAACCCTTCACCCCCGAGGCCCACGCCGCCGCCGAGATGGCTGTCGCGCTGGGGCGGGGGGAGAGCGTCGAGGACATCGCCACGGGGACGGTCGACAACGGCTCCCGCCAGGCCATCCCCTCCGTCGTACTCGAGCCCATCGCGCTGACCGCCGAGACCATCGACACCGTGATCAGAAGCGGCAAGTACACCACCGACCAGATCTGCACCCCCGACATCCGCTCCGCCTGCGAGGAGGCCGGTCTCCTTGGCTAG